From a region of the Lactuca sativa cultivar Salinas chromosome 4, Lsat_Salinas_v11, whole genome shotgun sequence genome:
- the LOC111909988 gene encoding putative receptor-like protein kinase At5g39000 isoform X1, which translates to MEAFMEEFQHLKIQLQEINLATNNFDMNNVIGKGGFGMVYEGVLSHSKGQSMVAFKRLNRSNGQGNCEFLKEIMMLSRYTHENLISLLGFCDEDDEKILVYEHAYNGSLDRHLSNTAITWMQRLKICLGAAMGLCYLHDPKETHQRVLHRDIKSSNILLDENWNAKVSDMGLSKIGLANQQHTALVSNVVGTFGYVDPMYAENSILTKESDVYSFGVVLFEVLCGRLCFEINDGDHFQCLVRTWKQSYKQKKLDEIIFQDLKQYIDPRSLEIFSAIAYQCLQKYREARPTMSHIVEYLGIALRLQEIFEKVGQPMNFEEMIKIEVSKGKLKMLLSRQGMLINGGKMGIGVAKSIVETPTSVPQKEKPLKCPRCDSTNTKFCYYNNYSLTQPRHFCKSCRRYWTLNGSLRNVRVGGGSRKPKRPFQDL; encoded by the exons ATGGAGGCCTTCATGGAGGAGTTTCAACATCTAAAGATCCAACTACAAGAGATAAACTTAGCCACCAACAACTTTGATATGAACAATGTTATCGGAAAAGGTGGATTTGGGATGGTGTACGAAGGAGTACTTTCTCACTCCAAGGGACAAAGCATGGTTGCTTTCAAGCGTTTAAATCGTAGCAATGGTCAAGGAAACTGTGAGTTCTTGAAAGAGATAATGATGCTCTCCCGATACACACATGAAAATCTCATTTCTCTACTGGGATTTtgcgatgaagatgatgaaaagaTCCTTGTGTACGAGCATGCATATAATGGAAGCCTTGATCGCCATTTGAGTAACACTGCCATCACGTGGATGCAACGTCTCAAGATATGCCTTGGGGCTGCAATGGGATTGTGCTACCTTCATGATCCAAAGGAGACACATCAAAGAGTTCTCCACCGAGATATAAAAAGTTCCAACATTTTGCTAGATGAGAATTGGAATGCAAAAGTCTCCGACATGGGGTTGTCCAAAATAGGACTTGCTAACCAACAACACACGGCACTTGTCTCCAACGTTGTAGGTACCTTTGGGTATGTGGATCCAATGTATGCGGAGAACAGTATCCTAACGAAAGAGTCAGATGTATATTCTTTTGGCGTGGTCTTGTTTGAAGTATTGTGTGGGAGACTATGCTTTGAAATTAATGATGGTGATCATTTTCAGTGTTTAGTGCGGACGTGGAAACAAAGCTATAAACAAAAGAAATTGGATGAGATTATCTTTCAAGATTTGAAGCAATACATAGATCCACGTTCACTAGAAATATTTTCAGCCATTGCGTATCAATGTTTGCAGAAATATCGTGAAGCACGACCAACGATGTCTCACATTGTGGAATATCTTGGGATTGCACTTCGGCTTCAGGAGATTTTTGAAAAGGTAGGACAACCAATGAACTTTGAAGAGATGATTAAGATTGAGGTATCCAAAGGGAAACTAAAGATGCTTCTCTCTCGTCAAGGAATGCTCATTAACGGGGGCAAAATG GGAATAGGTGTGGCCAAATCCATTGTTGAAACGCCAACAAGTGTACCACAAAAGGAAAAACCTTTAAAGTGTCCCAGATGCGATTCAACAAACACAAAGTTTTGCTATTACAACAACTACAGTCTTACTCAACCAAGACACTTTTGCAAGTCTTGTAGAAGGTATTGGACTCTTAATGGGTCTCTAAGAAATGTTCGCGTTGGCGGTGGTTCAAGAAAACCTAAGCGACCATTTCAAGACTTGTAG
- the LOC111909988 gene encoding putative receptor-like protein kinase At5g39000 isoform X2 — MEAFMEEFQHLKIQLQEINLATNNFDMNNVIGKGGFGMVYEGVLSHSKGQSMVAFKRLNRSNGQGNCEFLKEIMMLSRYTHENLISLLGFCDEDDEKILVYEHAYNGSLDRHLSNTAITWMQRLKICLGAAMGLCYLHDPKETHQRVLHRDIKSSNILLDENWNAKVSDMGLSKIGLANQQHTALVSNVVGTFGYVDPMYAENSILTKESDCLVRTWKQSYKQKKLDEIIFQDLKQYIDPRSLEIFSAIAYQCLQKYREARPTMSHIVEYLGIALRLQEIFEKVGQPMNFEEMIKIEVSKGKLKMLLSRQGMLINGGKMGIGVAKSIVETPTSVPQKEKPLKCPRCDSTNTKFCYYNNYSLTQPRHFCKSCRRYWTLNGSLRNVRVGGGSRKPKRPFQDL, encoded by the exons ATGGAGGCCTTCATGGAGGAGTTTCAACATCTAAAGATCCAACTACAAGAGATAAACTTAGCCACCAACAACTTTGATATGAACAATGTTATCGGAAAAGGTGGATTTGGGATGGTGTACGAAGGAGTACTTTCTCACTCCAAGGGACAAAGCATGGTTGCTTTCAAGCGTTTAAATCGTAGCAATGGTCAAGGAAACTGTGAGTTCTTGAAAGAGATAATGATGCTCTCCCGATACACACATGAAAATCTCATTTCTCTACTGGGATTTtgcgatgaagatgatgaaaagaTCCTTGTGTACGAGCATGCATATAATGGAAGCCTTGATCGCCATTTGAGTAACACTGCCATCACGTGGATGCAACGTCTCAAGATATGCCTTGGGGCTGCAATGGGATTGTGCTACCTTCATGATCCAAAGGAGACACATCAAAGAGTTCTCCACCGAGATATAAAAAGTTCCAACATTTTGCTAGATGAGAATTGGAATGCAAAAGTCTCCGACATGGGGTTGTCCAAAATAGGACTTGCTAACCAACAACACACGGCACTTGTCTCCAACGTTGTAGGTACCTTTGGGTATGTGGATCCAATGTATGCGGAGAACAGTATCCTAACGAAAGAGTCAGAT TGTTTAGTGCGGACGTGGAAACAAAGCTATAAACAAAAGAAATTGGATGAGATTATCTTTCAAGATTTGAAGCAATACATAGATCCACGTTCACTAGAAATATTTTCAGCCATTGCGTATCAATGTTTGCAGAAATATCGTGAAGCACGACCAACGATGTCTCACATTGTGGAATATCTTGGGATTGCACTTCGGCTTCAGGAGATTTTTGAAAAGGTAGGACAACCAATGAACTTTGAAGAGATGATTAAGATTGAGGTATCCAAAGGGAAACTAAAGATGCTTCTCTCTCGTCAAGGAATGCTCATTAACGGGGGCAAAATG GGAATAGGTGTGGCCAAATCCATTGTTGAAACGCCAACAAGTGTACCACAAAAGGAAAAACCTTTAAAGTGTCCCAGATGCGATTCAACAAACACAAAGTTTTGCTATTACAACAACTACAGTCTTACTCAACCAAGACACTTTTGCAAGTCTTGTAGAAGGTATTGGACTCTTAATGGGTCTCTAAGAAATGTTCGCGTTGGCGGTGGTTCAAGAAAACCTAAGCGACCATTTCAAGACTTGTAG
- the LOC111909988 gene encoding putative receptor-like protein kinase At5g39000 isoform X3, with translation MEAFMEEFQHLKIQLQEINLATNNFDMNNVIGKGGFGMVYEGVLSHSKGQSMVAFKRLNRSNGQGNCEFLKEIMMLSRYTHENLISLLGFCDEDDEKILVYEHAYNGSLDRHLSNTAITWMQRLKICLGAAMGLCYLHDPKETHQRVLHRDIKSSNILLDENWNAKVSDMGLSKIGLANQQHTALVSNVVGTFGYVDPMYAENSILTKESDVYSFGVVLFEVLCGRLCFEINDGDHFQCLVRTWKQSYKQKKLDEIIFQDLKQYIDPRSLEIFSAIAYQCLQKYREARPTMSHIVEYLGIALRLQEIFEKVGQPMNFEEMIKIEVSKGKLKMLLSRQGMLINGGKMEISHD, from the exons ATGGAGGCCTTCATGGAGGAGTTTCAACATCTAAAGATCCAACTACAAGAGATAAACTTAGCCACCAACAACTTTGATATGAACAATGTTATCGGAAAAGGTGGATTTGGGATGGTGTACGAAGGAGTACTTTCTCACTCCAAGGGACAAAGCATGGTTGCTTTCAAGCGTTTAAATCGTAGCAATGGTCAAGGAAACTGTGAGTTCTTGAAAGAGATAATGATGCTCTCCCGATACACACATGAAAATCTCATTTCTCTACTGGGATTTtgcgatgaagatgatgaaaagaTCCTTGTGTACGAGCATGCATATAATGGAAGCCTTGATCGCCATTTGAGTAACACTGCCATCACGTGGATGCAACGTCTCAAGATATGCCTTGGGGCTGCAATGGGATTGTGCTACCTTCATGATCCAAAGGAGACACATCAAAGAGTTCTCCACCGAGATATAAAAAGTTCCAACATTTTGCTAGATGAGAATTGGAATGCAAAAGTCTCCGACATGGGGTTGTCCAAAATAGGACTTGCTAACCAACAACACACGGCACTTGTCTCCAACGTTGTAGGTACCTTTGGGTATGTGGATCCAATGTATGCGGAGAACAGTATCCTAACGAAAGAGTCAGATGTATATTCTTTTGGCGTGGTCTTGTTTGAAGTATTGTGTGGGAGACTATGCTTTGAAATTAATGATGGTGATCATTTTCAGTGTTTAGTGCGGACGTGGAAACAAAGCTATAAACAAAAGAAATTGGATGAGATTATCTTTCAAGATTTGAAGCAATACATAGATCCACGTTCACTAGAAATATTTTCAGCCATTGCGTATCAATGTTTGCAGAAATATCGTGAAGCACGACCAACGATGTCTCACATTGTGGAATATCTTGGGATTGCACTTCGGCTTCAGGAGATTTTTGAAAAGGTAGGACAACCAATGAACTTTGAAGAGATGATTAAGATTGAGGTATCCAAAGGGAAACTAAAGATGCTTCTCTCTCGTCAAGGAATGCTCATTAACGGGGGCAAAATG GAAATTTCACATGATTAA